A part of Anaerotignum faecicola genomic DNA contains:
- a CDS encoding helix-turn-helix domain-containing protein, with protein MSNRAISTELIELGERIRKRRQEMKLSQESFAEKAGISVNTVSRIEGGQTAMSVEIFRKMIEILETDANLLLGKEGGGTEKLESIQEVLYRIQKMEWKEQKIIMQTIDSLIDSLNEYR; from the coding sequence TTGAGCAATCGTGCAATTTCCACAGAACTTATTGAATTGGGAGAACGGATCAGAAAACGCAGGCAGGAAATGAAGTTGTCACAGGAATCTTTTGCGGAAAAAGCAGGTATCAGTGTCAATACGGTCAGCAGGATAGAAGGCGGACAAACGGCAATGTCTGTTGAGATTTTTAGGAAGATGATTGAGATATTGGAAACGGATGCCAATCTCCTGCTGGGGAAAGAGGGAGGCGGTACAGAGAAGCTGGAATCAATTCAGGAAGTGCTTTACCGTATTCAGAAGATGGAATGGAAAGAGCAGAAAATTATCATGCAGACCATAGATTCTCTGATAGACAGTTTAAATGAATACAGGTGA
- a CDS encoding DUF6050 family protein, producing MKKMIKKVIAPVLVITVLFAVLRPFCIQDGKCNYFLLLLLMGIPFGIGKMCVWMVPKGFDLGGTLAVWTMNLLIGGLIGSIVLLAMIGQAIIYLCVFLITVLTGIHKIPRIK from the coding sequence ATGAAGAAGATGATTAAAAAAGTGATAGCACCAGTGCTGGTGATTACAGTATTGTTTGCAGTATTAAGACCGTTTTGTATCCAGGATGGGAAGTGCAATTATTTCTTGCTGTTACTTCTGATGGGGATACCGTTTGGAATCGGAAAAATGTGTGTCTGGATGGTTCCAAAAGGTTTTGACCTCGGAGGAACGCTGGCAGTCTGGACAATGAATCTTCTGATCGGAGGATTGATCGGAAGCATCGTTCTTCTGGCAATGATTGGACAGGCGATCATTTATCTCTGCGTTTTTCTGATTACAGTTCTTACAGGGATACATAAAATACCGAGAATAAAATGA
- a CDS encoding DUF6017 domain-containing protein, which produces MQKIQFDYFTGMEAEQYSFYRVPKVLFTEPCFKTLSCEAKVLYGLMLDRMSLSIKNRWLDSEDRVYIIFTVEEIAELMNCGTQKAVKLVKELDSSNGIGLIEKKRLGLGKPNVIYVKNFMIREVPDQKPTGNCADLQSEQEDHKKIADLQSKQKRHEECADLQQEAENKGKTGISLNCENHHSGVVKTTIQDYGESQFQNSENHNSRMVETTNPEFPESQFQNSENHHSRIVEITNPEYPKSQSNNTDINKTDISETEINQSYPIISGNPQKKKDVMEKMRAYREVIHENIDYQYHAKEDVDELVELMIEVMMMPEDSMIRIAGVEKPVALVKNRFMKLNYSHIEYVLFCLNRNTTKIGNIKAYLLTALYNAPATINSYYQAEVNHDMYGG; this is translated from the coding sequence ATGCAGAAGATACAGTTTGATTATTTTACGGGGATGGAAGCGGAACAATACAGCTTTTATCGTGTCCCTAAAGTGCTGTTTACCGAACCATGCTTTAAAACTCTTTCTTGTGAAGCAAAGGTATTATACGGTCTGATGCTGGACCGTATGAGCCTGAGCATTAAGAACAGATGGCTGGATTCAGAGGACAGAGTATACATTATTTTCACTGTGGAAGAAATTGCAGAGTTGATGAACTGCGGAACTCAAAAGGCAGTGAAACTGGTAAAAGAGCTGGACAGCAGTAATGGGATTGGATTGATAGAGAAGAAACGTCTGGGACTGGGAAAACCGAATGTTATTTATGTGAAAAATTTTATGATCAGAGAGGTTCCAGATCAAAAGCCGACAGGTAATTGTGCAGATCTGCAATCTGAGCAGGAAGATCATAAAAAAATTGCAGATTTGCAATCGAAACAGAAAAGACATGAGGAATGTGCAGATTTGCAACAAGAAGCAGAAAACAAGGGGAAAACAGGCATTTCTCTGAATTGTGAAAATCATCATTCAGGAGTAGTGAAAACCACAATTCAGGATTATGGGGAATCACAATTCCAGAATAGTGAAAATCACAATTCAAGAATGGTGGAAACCACAAATCCAGAATTTCCAGAATCACAATTCCAAAATAGTGAAAATCATCATTCCAGAATAGTGGAAATCACAAATCCAGAATACCCGAAATCACAATCTAATAATACTGATATTAACAAGACTGATATTAGTGAAACTGAGATAAATCAATCTTATCCAATCATATCAGGTAATCCCCAAAAGAAAAAAGATGTGATGGAGAAGATGAGAGCATATCGTGAGGTGATTCATGAAAACATAGATTATCAATATCATGCCAAGGAAGATGTAGATGAACTGGTGGAGTTGATGATCGAAGTTATGATGATGCCGGAGGACAGTATGATTCGAATTGCGGGAGTAGAAAAACCAGTTGCTTTGGTAAAAAACAGGTTTATGAAATTGAACTATTCGCATATCGAATATGTGCTGTTCTGTCTGAATCGGAATACGACCAAGATTGGGAATATTAAAGCGTATCTTCTGACCGCCCTGTATAATGCCCCGGCAACGATAAACAGTTATTATCAGGCAGAAGTTAATCACGATATGTATGGAGGATAA
- a CDS encoding ParB/RepB/Spo0J family partition protein, which produces MRRPKKDIQLTSYDELLGLEETPEKSMNQVVEIDLAKLYPFKNHPFHVNDDEKMAETVESIKTYGVLTPALVRPRPDGGYEMISGHRRKRGCELCGKTTLPALVRNYTDDEAVIIMVDSNIQRENLLPSEKAHAYKMKYDAMKHQGSKGEKYTADMVGEAAGDSGRTVQRYIRLAALSDALLEYVDNNKIPMIVGEKLSYLKPEEQGWLLEVITNSSIFPTKQQAEQLKECSANGKLNQSYIYAVLLKKESSKINVTIPAKKIGNYFPETYSKEQIEEVIFMLLDKWKENKEGVADAEDTV; this is translated from the coding sequence ATGCGTAGACCGAAAAAAGATATTCAGCTTACCTCTTATGATGAATTACTGGGATTAGAGGAAACACCGGAAAAGAGTATGAACCAGGTTGTGGAAATAGATCTGGCAAAGCTCTATCCCTTTAAAAATCATCCGTTCCATGTAAATGATGATGAAAAAATGGCAGAAACCGTAGAGAGCATTAAAACATACGGTGTTTTGACTCCTGCGCTGGTAAGACCTCGACCAGATGGCGGATATGAGATGATTTCCGGGCATAGAAGAAAAAGAGGCTGTGAACTGTGTGGAAAGACTACATTGCCAGCTCTTGTCCGAAATTATACGGATGATGAAGCGGTCATTATTATGGTCGATTCCAACATTCAGCGTGAAAATCTTCTGCCAAGTGAGAAAGCTCATGCCTATAAGATGAAATATGATGCAATGAAGCATCAGGGAAGTAAAGGTGAGAAATATACAGCAGATATGGTTGGGGAAGCTGCCGGGGACAGTGGGAGAACCGTACAGAGGTATATACGTCTGGCGGCATTATCAGATGCTTTGCTGGAATATGTGGACAATAATAAAATTCCTATGATTGTGGGAGAAAAGCTGTCTTATCTGAAGCCAGAGGAACAGGGGTGGCTTCTGGAAGTGATTACCAACAGCAGCATTTTTCCGACAAAACAACAGGCAGAACAGTTAAAAGAATGCAGTGCAAATGGAAAATTAAACCAGAGTTATATCTATGCTGTTTTATTAAAAAAGGAAAGCAGTAAGATCAATGTGACGATTCCGGCAAAGAAAATTGGAAATTATTTTCCGGAGACATATTCTAAAGAACAGATAGAAGAAGTCATTTTTATGCTTTTGGATAAATGGAAAGAAAACAAAGAAGGAGTAGCAGATGCAGAAGATACAGTTTGA
- a CDS encoding ParA family protein yields MCKVIAIANQKGGVAKTTTTINLGAGLVKSGKKVVLVDADPQGHLTMGLGFPKNLKVTLKSMMENIIMGLEFDPKEAILHHEEGVDLVPSNKLLAGMDMSLFTVEDREKVLKEYLELLKDEYDYILIDCMPSLGMLTLNALSAADSVLIPVQPQYYAADGLMELLKVVKGIHQRFNPDLQIEGILFTMDNCRYNNAKRNKQAIKTTYGSDIRIFEQTIPRTESLAETASEGVSIFAYDGKSKGADSYLELVQEVLKHA; encoded by the coding sequence ATGTGTAAAGTAATTGCTATTGCAAATCAGAAAGGCGGAGTAGCCAAAACAACGACAACAATCAATCTGGGAGCCGGACTGGTGAAGTCAGGGAAAAAAGTAGTCCTGGTAGATGCTGATCCACAGGGGCACTTGACAATGGGATTGGGATTCCCTAAAAATCTCAAGGTAACATTAAAAAGCATGATGGAGAACATTATCATGGGACTGGAATTTGATCCGAAAGAAGCAATTCTGCACCATGAAGAAGGTGTTGACCTAGTTCCGTCCAATAAATTGCTTGCCGGAATGGATATGTCTTTATTTACAGTAGAGGACAGAGAAAAGGTGCTGAAAGAGTATCTGGAACTGCTGAAGGATGAGTATGATTATATTCTGATTGACTGTATGCCATCCCTGGGAATGCTGACGCTCAATGCTTTGAGTGCAGCGGACAGTGTTCTGATTCCAGTGCAGCCACAATATTATGCGGCAGATGGACTCATGGAATTACTGAAAGTAGTTAAGGGAATCCATCAGAGGTTCAATCCGGATTTACAGATAGAAGGTATTTTATTCACAATGGATAATTGTCGTTACAATAATGCAAAGAGAAACAAACAGGCAATCAAAACTACATACGGAAGTGACATTAGGATTTTTGAGCAGACGATTCCGAGAACAGAAAGCCTTGCAGAAACAGCATCGGAGGGTGTAAGTATCTTTGCCTATGATGGAAAAAGCAAGGGGGCAGACAGCTATCTGGAACTGGTTCAGGAGGTGTTGAAACATGCGTAG
- a CDS encoding DUF6075 family protein: MTNTALRAENSNSRTITFKSKEHEKFYMEYLEKCRYQDVYHQALVYCLGIDRDTRENVNKIYNFKTGCVKTESLQEGWQTSGSLRIVRMAFNLYCNGTPSVGDYEAEEDQLKECQYYTVEDLFCCGYARYFWEAIKIRYPEYCFYKDWEDMYAEN; the protein is encoded by the coding sequence ATGACAAACACAGCGTTAAGAGCAGAGAATAGCAATTCTCGCACAATTACTTTCAAGAGCAAGGAACACGAAAAATTTTATATGGAATATCTGGAAAAATGCAGATATCAGGATGTCTACCATCAGGCTCTGGTTTATTGCCTGGGTATCGACAGAGACACAAGAGAAAATGTGAATAAAATCTATAATTTTAAAACTGGATGTGTAAAAACGGAATCCCTGCAGGAAGGTTGGCAGACCAGTGGAAGTTTACGGATCGTCCGCATGGCATTTAATCTTTACTGCAATGGGACACCAAGTGTCGGAGATTATGAAGCAGAGGAAGATCAGTTAAAAGAGTGTCAGTATTATACCGTAGAAGATCTGTTTTGCTGCGGATATGCCCGGTATTTTTGGGAAGCCATTAAAATCCGTTATCCAGAGTATTGTTTTTACAAAGACTGGGAGGATATGTATGCTGAAAATTAG
- a CDS encoding recombinase family protein — MKKKQLKCYLYTRVSTSMQVDGYSLDAQRDKLRKYAAYEDMIVAGEYSDEGFSGKNIQGRQDFQRMLNDIQDGKDDVSYVLVFKLSRFGRNAADVLNSLQLMQDFGVNLICVEDGIDSSKDAGKLMISVLSAVAEIERENIRTQTMAGREQKAREGKWNGGFAPYGYKLEDGNLVIAEDEVEVIRVIYDRYIHTNEGVAGVAKYLNRNGYVKKLRQNNTIPGFSRDFVKNVLYNPVYMGKIAYGRRRTEKKQGTRNEMHVVEQSEFPVYEGQHEAIISEEDWHLAQEKRKINSFKREKVNNPDHAHILSGILKCPCCGKSMYGNIAKAHSKDKKTRYYYYCKNTVTPTGHECSFRLNIEQTEINKFVAKIISAMVNNPRFVEAIQAKIGTAVDTEDMEKQIAVLQGQLKQAFGTKSRLERQMDTLDINDVHYDRKILDLQRRYDEQYDTIEEIEVQIGELQSQIRNIQQEKISGDNIYRLLLAFDEVYHSATEAEQKEFMKAFIERIEMFPEKRKDGSWIKKIVFNFPVPVDGEEVKELPLETETTVETVVLLQRKNM, encoded by the coding sequence CTGAAAAAGAAACAACTTAAATGCTATCTTTATACAAGAGTGTCCACCTCGATGCAGGTTGACGGATACAGTTTGGATGCCCAACGTGACAAGCTACGGAAGTATGCGGCATACGAGGATATGATCGTTGCCGGGGAGTATTCTGACGAGGGATTTTCCGGCAAGAACATCCAAGGGCGGCAGGACTTCCAACGGATGCTGAACGATATCCAGGACGGCAAAGATGATGTTTCTTATGTGCTGGTCTTTAAGCTGTCCCGATTTGGCAGAAATGCGGCGGATGTTCTGAACTCTTTGCAGCTTATGCAGGATTTTGGTGTCAACCTGATCTGCGTGGAGGACGGCATTGACAGCTCCAAGGATGCCGGAAAGCTGATGATCTCTGTGCTGTCTGCGGTGGCAGAGATTGAGCGAGAAAATATCCGCACACAGACAATGGCAGGACGGGAGCAAAAGGCTCGTGAGGGCAAATGGAACGGCGGTTTCGCTCCCTATGGATACAAACTGGAAGACGGAAACCTTGTTATTGCAGAGGATGAAGTGGAAGTAATCCGTGTCATTTATGACCGCTACATCCATACCAACGAGGGCGTTGCTGGAGTTGCAAAATATCTGAACCGCAATGGTTATGTAAAGAAACTAAGACAGAATAATACCATTCCGGGATTTTCAAGAGATTTTGTGAAAAATGTATTGTACAATCCTGTTTATATGGGAAAGATTGCTTACGGCAGACGAAGAACAGAAAAGAAACAGGGTACAAGAAACGAGATGCACGTGGTTGAGCAGTCGGAGTTCCCGGTTTATGAAGGACAGCACGAAGCTATCATTTCCGAAGAAGATTGGCATCTGGCACAGGAAAAGCGCAAGATCAATTCTTTCAAGCGGGAAAAGGTCAACAATCCAGACCATGCACACATCCTGTCCGGTATCTTGAAATGCCCATGCTGCGGTAAGAGTATGTACGGCAATATCGCCAAGGCGCACAGCAAGGACAAAAAAACACGGTATTATTACTACTGCAAAAATACGGTTACACCTACCGGGCATGAGTGCAGCTTCCGTCTGAATATCGAGCAGACGGAAATCAATAAATTTGTGGCGAAGATTATTTCTGCTATGGTTAACAATCCCCGGTTTGTGGAAGCGATTCAAGCGAAAATCGGAACGGCGGTTGATACAGAGGATATGGAAAAGCAGATCGCCGTTCTGCAAGGGCAGCTAAAGCAAGCCTTTGGAACGAAAAGTCGCTTGGAGCGTCAGATGGATACCTTGGACATCAACGATGTCCACTATGACAGAAAGATTTTAGACTTGCAGCGCCGCTATGATGAGCAGTATGATACCATAGAGGAAATCGAAGTTCAGATTGGCGAATTGCAAAGTCAGATCCGCAACATACAGCAGGAGAAGATTTCCGGTGACAATATCTATCGCTTGTTACTGGCATTTGATGAAGTCTACCATTCCGCAACGGAAGCGGAGCAGAAGGAGTTTATGAAGGCCTTTATCGAGCGAATTGAGATGTTCCCGGAGAAAAGGAAAGATGGAAGCTGGATAAAGAAGATCGTATTCAATTTTCCTGTGCCTGTTGATGGTGAGGAAGTGAAAGAACTTCCCTTGGAAACTGAAACAACTGTTGAGACTGTGGTGTTGCTACAAAGGAAAAATATGTAG
- a CDS encoding helix-turn-helix domain-containing protein — protein MDCKNRIIKLRESTGLNRKDFCKLVHIPYRTMTEWELDNRHAPDYVLWLLEYYIRNEGLMVKGRNEGGGDSEKETT, from the coding sequence ATGGATTGTAAAAACAGAATTATAAAGTTGCGTGAAAGCACAGGACTGAACCGGAAAGATTTTTGCAAGCTCGTCCATATTCCTTACCGGACTATGACTGAATGGGAATTGGACAACCGCCATGCACCGGATTATGTGCTGTGGCTTTTGGAGTATTATATCCGCAACGAGGGACTTATGGTAAAAGGAAGGAATGAGGGAGGTGGAGATTCTGAAAAAGAAACAACTTAA
- a CDS encoding plasmid recombination protein, giving the protein MARNDGIDRTVARNQDLETPADVAKVQEHNEREKDSYSNQDIVPERTSLNVHFKAPTDDYVKMFEQMEQDGVISTRGLKPDAVKYGELVFDVNSAYFYNHGGYEFAKQFYADAYKAAVEIVGGEQYILSAVMHADERNRAMSEALGEDVYHYHLHVVYIPVVEKQILWSKRCKDEALRGAVKEVITQVSRSKKWESKPVLDEDGNPMLNARGKKILRSSYSVLQDDFFHFMRVAGYTDLERGERGSTEEHLTVTQFKVQAEQQRLETVAGQVAQVERGLENAKAATEKQKQKLEALQKETKTAKTVALTVQEIETMGKKATFGNNVVLTPDECDTLKHYAVNGIIANADNKRLKEKLASAEKTVSIWKQRYEAVSEKYMELKQKAQPFLDALEIASEKVRAFINSILIRGKETQEHEHPARKRGQDMEL; this is encoded by the coding sequence ATGGCAAGAAATGATGGAATAGACCGTACCGTAGCCAGAAATCAGGACTTGGAAACCCCGGCAGATGTGGCTAAGGTACAGGAACACAATGAGCGTGAAAAGGACAGCTACAGCAATCAGGACATCGTGCCGGAACGCACTTCTCTGAACGTTCATTTCAAAGCACCCACGGACGATTATGTAAAAATGTTTGAGCAGATGGAACAGGACGGCGTAATCTCCACCAGAGGTCTGAAACCGGATGCCGTCAAATACGGCGAGTTAGTATTTGATGTGAACTCTGCTTATTTCTACAATCATGGCGGCTATGAATTTGCAAAACAGTTTTATGCTGATGCTTACAAAGCCGCCGTGGAGATTGTAGGCGGTGAGCAGTATATCCTCTCCGCTGTGATGCACGCCGATGAGCGCAACCGGGCAATGTCCGAAGCTCTGGGCGAGGATGTGTACCACTATCATCTTCATGTGGTTTATATCCCGGTGGTGGAAAAGCAGATCCTTTGGTCGAAGCGATGCAAGGATGAAGCCCTCCGGGGAGCCGTTAAGGAGGTCATCACACAGGTCAGCCGCAGTAAGAAATGGGAGTCCAAGCCGGTGCTTGACGAGGACGGTAATCCAATGTTGAACGCAAGAGGAAAAAAGATTTTGAGGTCATCCTACAGTGTGTTGCAGGATGACTTTTTTCATTTCATGCGAGTTGCCGGATATACCGATCTGGAGCGTGGAGAACGTGGAAGCACCGAGGAACATCTGACTGTGACCCAGTTCAAGGTGCAGGCAGAACAGCAGCGGCTGGAAACTGTGGCCGGACAGGTGGCACAGGTGGAGCGGGGTTTGGAGAATGCCAAAGCTGCCACGGAGAAGCAGAAACAGAAACTGGAAGCTCTGCAAAAGGAAACCAAAACAGCAAAGACCGTTGCTCTGACGGTGCAGGAGATTGAAACAATGGGCAAAAAAGCCACATTCGGAAACAATGTTGTGCTGACTCCGGATGAATGCGACACGCTCAAACACTATGCGGTCAATGGTATTATTGCCAATGCTGACAACAAGCGACTGAAAGAAAAATTGGCTTCCGCAGAAAAGACGGTTTCCATCTGGAAGCAGCGGTATGAAGCGGTAAGCGAAAAATATATGGAACTCAAACAGAAAGCCCAACCCTTTCTGGATGCACTGGAAATCGCATCCGAAAAGGTTCGGGCTTTTATCAATTCTATCCTCATCAGAGGAAAGGAAACACAGGAACACGAACACCCTGCCCGGAAGCGTGGACAGGATATGGAACTTTGA
- a CDS encoding DNA primase family protein, producing the protein MAKNRKTPDMNLPVWFDGQNINEALFCEEFLHERRIIFANGAFFTPDGRVTDDLPLRGEIYDKLKFCAVNNIPRKITNILEVLKLEAQVPDFPPEQDRIHLSNGTLLLNGTFTKGRPAIVRNRLPVVYNPHAPTPVTWLKFLDGLLHAEDIPTLQEFFGYCLIPSNKGQRMMVIKGNGGEGKSQIGAVLSAIFGTNMKDGSIGKISENRFARADLEHILLCVDDDMRMEALRQTNYVKSIVTAQGKMDLERKGKQSYQGWMFARLLAFSNGDLQALYDRSDGFYRRQLVLTTKEKPMDRADDPDLAEKMKAEAEGIFLWAFEGLQRLVANNFKFTESDRIQENREAVKRDNNNIFDFMESEGYIRLKADASISSKDFYEIYRMWCEENSLAPLKARSFSDAMIANAKKFNLEHCNNITNSAGRRVWGFMGVEAVARPHINGFYGNSPCTYVPEDIPEEWRQVE; encoded by the coding sequence ATGGCGAAGAACCGGAAAACGCCTGATATGAATTTGCCTGTCTGGTTTGATGGGCAGAACATCAACGAAGCTCTGTTTTGTGAAGAATTTCTGCATGAGCGCAGAATTATCTTCGCAAACGGAGCTTTTTTTACGCCCGATGGTCGAGTGACGGACGATCTCCCACTGCGTGGGGAGATTTACGACAAGCTGAAATTTTGTGCCGTAAACAATATCCCCCGGAAGATCACCAACATTCTGGAAGTGCTGAAACTGGAAGCACAAGTGCCGGACTTTCCACCGGAGCAGGATCGGATTCATTTGTCCAACGGTACGCTGCTATTGAACGGCACATTTACCAAGGGCAGACCGGCTATCGTGCGAAACCGTCTGCCTGTTGTTTACAATCCTCATGCACCTACACCTGTGACCTGGCTAAAATTTCTGGATGGGCTGCTCCATGCGGAGGACATCCCCACTTTGCAGGAGTTTTTCGGCTACTGTCTGATTCCTTCCAACAAGGGGCAGCGCATGATGGTGATTAAAGGCAACGGCGGCGAGGGCAAATCCCAAATTGGTGCGGTGCTGTCCGCTATATTCGGCACGAATATGAAAGACGGCAGCATCGGAAAAATTTCCGAAAACCGCTTCGCCCGTGCTGATCTGGAACACATCCTGCTGTGCGTGGATGATGATATGCGGATGGAAGCTCTGCGTCAGACCAACTATGTAAAATCCATTGTGACTGCACAGGGCAAGATGGATCTGGAACGCAAGGGAAAGCAGAGTTATCAGGGCTGGATGTTTGCCCGGTTGCTGGCATTCAGCAACGGCGATCTGCAAGCTCTGTATGACCGCAGCGACGGTTTTTACCGCAGACAACTTGTGCTGACCACCAAAGAAAAGCCCATGGACAGAGCCGATGATCCTGACCTTGCAGAGAAGATGAAAGCTGAAGCCGAGGGTATCTTCCTGTGGGCATTTGAAGGCTTACAGCGGCTTGTTGCCAACAACTTTAAGTTTACGGAGAGTGACCGTATCCAGGAAAACCGGGAAGCGGTCAAGCGTGACAACAACAATATCTTTGATTTCATGGAGTCGGAGGGATACATCCGATTGAAAGCGGATGCTTCCATCAGCTCCAAGGATTTCTATGAAATCTACCGGATGTGGTGCGAGGAAAATTCCCTTGCTCCGCTGAAAGCCCGTAGCTTCAGCGACGCCATGATTGCCAATGCCAAGAAATTTAATCTGGAGCATTGCAATAACATCACCAACTCTGCCGGACGGCGGGTATGGGGATTTATGGGTGTGGAGGCTGTGGCAAGACCTCATATAAATGGGTTTTACGGAAATTCGCCGTGTACGTACGTACCGGAGGACATTCCGGAGGAATGGCGGCAGGTCGAGTAA
- a CDS encoding CHC2 zinc finger domain-containing protein produces the protein MTIYETIKAAISVKQAAEHYGLKVSHNGMACCPFHNDRHPSLKLNEDYFFCFGCGAKGDVIDLVARLFNMSSYEAAQKLASDFELDPKPPTAAAMAKPKRPYIRQFREDEMLCFRVLTDYLHLLEDWKVRYAPKTPEEALDDRFVEACQMHCPIEYMADVLTVGDLEERVALVDELMKEGKITFLQEYITRKKKEVAHHGEEPENA, from the coding sequence ATGACAATCTATGAAACCATCAAGGCGGCAATCAGCGTCAAGCAAGCCGCCGAACACTACGGGCTGAAAGTGAGCCACAACGGCATGGCTTGCTGCCCGTTCCACAACGACAGGCATCCGAGCTTGAAGCTGAATGAGGACTATTTTTTCTGCTTTGGCTGTGGAGCAAAGGGAGATGTGATCGACCTTGTGGCAAGGCTGTTCAATATGAGCAGCTATGAAGCAGCGCAAAAGCTGGCTTCGGACTTCGAACTTGACCCGAAACCGCCCACTGCCGCAGCTATGGCCAAGCCAAAGCGTCCTTATATCCGTCAGTTCCGGGAGGATGAAATGCTGTGTTTCCGGGTGCTGACGGATTATCTGCATCTGCTGGAAGATTGGAAAGTGCGGTATGCACCCAAAACACCGGAGGAGGCTCTGGATGATCGTTTTGTGGAAGCCTGCCAGATGCACTGTCCTATCGAATATATGGCAGATGTGCTGACCGTGGGTGATCTGGAAGAGCGGGTGGCATTGGTGGACGAGCTGATGAAGGAGGGAAAAATTACTTTTCTGCAAGAGTACATCACACGAAAGAAAAAGGAGGTGGCGCACCATGGCGAAGAACCGGAAAACGCCTGA
- a CDS encoding DUF6076 domain-containing protein, producing the protein MNQELMTLDFWQDTVIYEGKTFPVGTLACDALNVPADTITRMNEQCEKINLLLGMLNAGQDTSALFPMAKEAALTMLEILSKTPPFSYMDIPKHRERIEKVFTADNALKYVEFAIKAVTNSLPFEEVPKYADAVMLQRYTAVCGHLAYSLEEYQKAMLDFAEKSDGNEADRTAEGFAKMFGSYFPPKFSITEGNAWMSVANNSVQYVATIRPGEDIAKLVKRMHYVSFVGMFRSDFFEGLCVGHAPKKCRICGKWFLTTNARHTKYCGGYAPGDKLHRTCRQIGNLKGREQRELADDHPLKQIYEKRLNTINRYVKRGTLDADLAEVMKKLAKDKMLRALSNVAYAKGDYEKEMGQGVLRKEALEGKNYD; encoded by the coding sequence ATGAACCAAGAATTGATGACATTGGACTTCTGGCAGGATACGGTCATATATGAGGGCAAAACATTCCCTGTCGGCACGCTTGCCTGTGATGCGCTGAATGTTCCTGCGGATACTATTACAAGAATGAACGAGCAATGCGAGAAAATCAATCTGCTGCTCGGGATGCTGAATGCCGGACAGGATACTTCTGCACTCTTTCCTATGGCAAAGGAAGCTGCATTGACAATGTTAGAGATTCTCAGCAAAACGCCGCCGTTCTCCTATATGGATATACCAAAGCACAGGGAACGGATAGAAAAGGTTTTTACTGCGGACAATGCTCTGAAATATGTGGAGTTCGCCATAAAAGCCGTAACCAATTCTTTACCGTTCGAAGAAGTTCCAAAATATGCTGATGCGGTGATGCTCCAGCGCTATACCGCTGTATGCGGGCATCTGGCATACTCTCTTGAGGAATATCAAAAGGCAATGCTTGATTTTGCAGAAAAATCAGACGGCAACGAGGCAGACCGCACAGCGGAGGGCTTTGCAAAAATGTTCGGCAGCTATTTCCCGCCTAAGTTCTCTATCACAGAGGGCAATGCCTGGATGTCTGTTGCAAATAACTCTGTTCAGTATGTGGCTACCATCCGTCCCGGCGAGGACATAGCGAAGCTGGTCAAGCGGATGCACTATGTATCCTTTGTGGGAATGTTCCGGTCTGATTTCTTTGAGGGTTTGTGTGTGGGTCATGCACCGAAAAAATGCCGGATCTGCGGCAAATGGTTTCTGACCACCAACGCAAGGCACACCAAATACTGCGGCGGTTATGCGCCGGGGGACAAGCTGCACCGCACCTGTCGGCAGATCGGCAATCTAAAAGGCAGAGAACAGCGGGAACTTGCGGACGATCATCCGCTGAAACAGATTTATGAAAAGCGGCTAAATACCATAAACCGCTATGTGAAGCGTGGTACTCTGGACGCTGATCTTGCAGAGGTTATGAAGAAGCTGGCAAAGGATAAAATGCTCCGGGCATTGAGCAATGTAGCCTATGCCAAGGGCGATTATGAAAAAGAAATGGGACAAGGCGTATTAAGAAAAGAAGCGTTGGAAGGAAAAAACTATGATTAA